A window of Silurus meridionalis isolate SWU-2019-XX chromosome 4, ASM1480568v1, whole genome shotgun sequence contains these coding sequences:
- the LOC124384560 gene encoding transmembrane protein 74, protein MASVELLYIDKERGRDNPMKIPDRVFQETNCLPEEMTPKEHESSLHGKADVGELQRHSAPKMTPSKGKHFHQEKVRVCCDEELETSFTYVDENVNLRLATPDTSEKSLHDGTPCPDSPNENRLEFSLMSDLTSESSGKPVDYGFISAVTFLVTGITLVIISYSVPRDSGVNPDTVSAREMERLESESARLGAHLDRCVIAGLCLLTLGGVVLSTLLMISMWKGEMYRRKAFSYSKHSAKLYGSTNLRTKSSSAHSSAHNFVEEDSGGNPS, encoded by the coding sequence ATGGCCTCTGTGGAGCTGCTTTAcatagataaagagagaggaCGAGACAATCCAATGAAAATCCCCGATCGGGTTTTTCAAGAGACAAATTGTCTGCCTGAAGAAATGACCCCCAAGGAACACGAAAGCAGTTTGCATGGGAAAGCTGACGTCGGCGAGCTTCAGCGTCATTCAGCACCAAAGATGACCCCCAGCAAAGGCAAGCACTTTCATCAGGAGAAGGTCAGAGTGTGTTGTGACGAGGAGCTGGAGACGTCTTTCACTTACGTTGATGAAAACGTCAATCTGAGACTGGCCACTCCAGACACAAGTGAGAAAAGCCTCCATGATGGGACGCCTTGTCCTGACTCCCCAAACGAGAACCGCCTTGAATTTTCCTTAATGTCCGACCTGACTTCTGAGAGCTCAGGAAAGCCGGTAGATTATGGATTCATCAGTGCCGTCACCTTCCTGGTGACAGGAATAACTTTAGTGATCATATCTTATTCTGTCCCTCGTGACTCGGGAGTAAACCCAGACACTGTCTCTGCTCGAGAGATGGAGAGACTCGAGAGCGAGAGTGCAAGGCTCGGGGCGCACCTGGACCGGTGTGTTATTGCTGGGCTCTGCCTTCTCACGTTAGGCGGGGTAGTGCTTTCAACTCTGTTGATGATTTCAATGTGGAAAGGAGAGATGTACAGGAGAAAGGCCTTCTCATATTCCAAGCACTCAGCAAAGTTGTATGGCTCGACTAATTTGAGAACAAAATCAAGCTCCGCTCACTCATCAGCACACAATTTTGTTGAGGAAGACTCTGGTGGTAATccaagttaa